The Cystobacter fuscus DSM 2262 genome includes a region encoding these proteins:
- a CDS encoding phospholipase D-like domain-containing protein, which yields MHSKISGTRSTLRAMALGFCTWTATGCDPLPLEHEPQEVDVGSVQAGVSSASGTIGGKAVWAHFSNPPAFAGRDYTIITELRRLIDSTPAGATIKGTIHSISIDGVADSLLAAQNRGVVVHVVLDGKNATSTDPSVATIKKLTHHRFCTNTSGGGGCIGTSAAGNMHTKMFTFSQTTDPNGAARSNVVWFGSSNLTYASGPDAFNNTLTVYDEPTLFTGLNANFSDMWNRKHYADNDYYDSGSGRGYYQATGADAYASPEGLNQTDTIVTRLNDVTPDANCRLRIGMAFVTTGRPELLAQVKRYKAGGCAVWMVVGTDEAGGISMSQPVYNELLDAGVAIRRKDKVHDKFFLVYGKYGTSYAYRIYTGSQNWSQDALNENEELFIKMAPETGTVHPLYDGYYNHFNDAYNNGVACTRANYPCR from the coding sequence ATGCATTCGAAGATCAGTGGTACCCGGTCAACGCTGAGGGCAATGGCCCTGGGTTTCTGCACGTGGACCGCCACGGGGTGCGACCCCCTGCCCTTGGAGCACGAGCCCCAGGAGGTGGACGTGGGTTCCGTTCAGGCCGGGGTCAGCTCCGCCTCTGGGACGATCGGTGGCAAGGCAGTCTGGGCCCACTTCAGCAACCCGCCCGCGTTCGCGGGCCGGGACTACACGATCATCACCGAGTTGAGACGGCTCATCGACTCCACGCCCGCTGGCGCCACGATCAAGGGGACGATCCACTCCATCAGCATCGACGGCGTGGCCGATTCCCTCCTCGCGGCGCAGAACCGGGGCGTCGTGGTGCACGTCGTTCTGGACGGCAAGAACGCGACCTCCACCGACCCCTCGGTGGCAACCATCAAGAAGCTCACCCACCACAGGTTCTGCACCAACACGAGTGGGGGTGGCGGCTGCATCGGCACGAGCGCCGCGGGCAACATGCATACGAAGATGTTCACGTTCAGCCAGACCACGGACCCCAACGGGGCGGCTCGCTCGAACGTCGTGTGGTTCGGCTCGTCCAACCTGACCTACGCGAGCGGCCCGGATGCGTTCAACAACACCCTCACCGTCTACGACGAGCCCACGCTGTTCACGGGCCTGAACGCCAACTTCTCGGACATGTGGAACCGCAAACACTACGCCGACAATGATTACTACGATTCGGGCAGTGGGCGCGGTTATTACCAGGCCACCGGGGCGGACGCCTATGCATCTCCGGAGGGATTGAACCAGACCGATACGATCGTCACCCGCCTGAACGACGTCACGCCCGACGCGAACTGCCGGCTGCGCATTGGCATGGCGTTCGTCACGACAGGGCGCCCCGAACTCCTCGCTCAGGTCAAGCGCTACAAGGCGGGTGGATGCGCCGTCTGGATGGTGGTGGGGACGGACGAGGCTGGCGGAATCAGCATGTCGCAGCCGGTCTACAACGAGCTGCTCGACGCGGGCGTGGCCATCCGCAGGAAGGACAAAGTGCACGACAAGTTCTTCCTCGTCTACGGCAAGTACGGCACCAGCTATGCCTACCGGATCTATACCGGCTCGCAGAACTGGTCCCAGGATGCCCTCAACGAGAACGAGGAACTCTTCATCAAGATGGCTCCCGAGACGGGGACGGTGCACCCGCTGTACGACGGGTACTACAACCACTTCAACGACGCCTACAACAACGGCGTGGCGTGCACCAGGGCCAATTATCCCTGCCGGTAG
- a CDS encoding B12-binding domain-containing radical SAM protein: MNGRRVLSPVLLLGAGTGEATCGILYLAGYLRRGGIEAFVRLYDGDQTEDEVARSLEALVARVRPRLVGISLKWFHHVHRALLLARTLREIDPSIRIVVGGNTASYWWRELHAFDCIDHIVLGDGERPLLALCEGDPSPPNCVTLGPNGAPRRLPLEYVQGATNSEDVYYSHFDDIFLSHQDRHAFSGWVAPGKGCGENCLYCGGARGNQKAAFGRAKPFLRSEESVRRDHQEIAQRAWQLRYDFSGSSAAFLQSTWAGVDLSRHSCMYFLWGVARVELIDALAQTFEHVHMVLDIGCFSEQQRHEQMRRGLLKPCASDQQLLEIIEHCRRHENLDVEVSGIAGLPFASEATLKEEVRLVERVISLDCLVGYQRLEAQPGALATEHPARFDMVSEARTFTEFLEYFEQREPGDVSSVPMLRFRDAALERAVQRTSEHVDALARKHEEKKQRIALNGGTRLKNTAPSTLRFELGDWLGAHRVPAKVAREQVTVVRSVNGTGLACAPSLSPRRFTDPTLDQGEDGRILLATLAAFERPTTVAHAVTQLGAKVKLDPHSAREVIEHLVGGRFLQPA, from the coding sequence ATGAATGGCCGTCGCGTCCTCTCTCCAGTCCTCCTCCTTGGCGCCGGAACCGGCGAGGCCACCTGTGGCATCCTCTATCTCGCGGGCTATTTGCGACGCGGCGGGATCGAGGCCTTCGTCCGGCTCTACGACGGGGACCAGACCGAGGACGAGGTGGCCCGCTCGCTCGAGGCCCTGGTGGCCCGCGTGCGCCCCCGGCTCGTCGGCATCAGCCTCAAGTGGTTCCACCACGTCCACCGCGCGCTGCTCCTGGCCCGGACGCTGCGCGAGATCGACCCCAGCATCCGGATCGTCGTGGGCGGCAACACCGCCTCCTACTGGTGGCGGGAGCTGCACGCGTTCGACTGCATCGATCACATCGTCCTGGGCGACGGCGAGCGGCCGCTGCTCGCGCTCTGCGAGGGCGACCCCTCTCCGCCCAACTGCGTCACCCTGGGTCCGAACGGCGCCCCACGGCGCTTGCCCCTGGAGTACGTGCAAGGCGCCACCAACAGCGAGGACGTCTACTACTCGCACTTCGACGACATCTTCCTGAGCCACCAGGATCGCCATGCCTTCTCGGGGTGGGTCGCCCCCGGCAAGGGCTGCGGCGAGAACTGCCTCTATTGCGGTGGGGCCCGCGGCAACCAGAAGGCGGCCTTCGGACGCGCGAAGCCGTTCCTGCGCTCCGAGGAGAGCGTGCGCCGCGACCACCAGGAGATCGCCCAGCGGGCATGGCAGCTGCGCTACGACTTTTCCGGAAGCTCGGCGGCGTTCCTGCAAAGTACCTGGGCGGGGGTCGATCTCTCCCGCCACTCCTGCATGTACTTCCTGTGGGGGGTGGCCCGGGTGGAGCTCATCGACGCCCTGGCCCAGACCTTCGAGCACGTCCACATGGTGCTCGACATCGGCTGCTTCTCGGAACAACAGCGGCACGAGCAGATGCGCCGCGGTCTGCTCAAGCCGTGTGCCTCGGACCAGCAGCTCCTCGAGATCATCGAGCACTGCCGCCGCCACGAGAACCTGGACGTCGAGGTCTCTGGAATCGCGGGCCTGCCCTTCGCCAGCGAGGCCACGCTCAAGGAGGAAGTGCGCCTGGTGGAGCGGGTGATCAGCCTCGACTGCCTGGTGGGCTATCAGCGGCTCGAGGCGCAGCCCGGGGCGCTGGCCACCGAGCACCCCGCGCGGTTCGACATGGTGAGCGAAGCGCGGACGTTCACGGAGTTCCTCGAGTACTTCGAGCAGCGCGAGCCCGGTGATGTGTCGTCGGTGCCGATGCTGCGCTTCCGCGACGCGGCGCTCGAGCGGGCGGTGCAGCGCACGTCGGAGCACGTGGATGCCCTCGCGAGGAAGCACGAAGAGAAGAAGCAGCGGATCGCGCTCAACGGAGGCACGCGACTGAAGAACACCGCGCCCTCGACGCTTCGGTTCGAGCTCGGTGATTGGTTGGGTGCACATCGAGTCCCCGCGAAGGTGGCGCGGGAACAGGTGACCGTCGTCCGGTCGGTGAACGGAACGGGCCTGGCCTGTGCACCTTCGCTCAGCCCGCGACGGTTCACCGACCCGACGCTGGACCAGGGCGAGGACGGGCGGATCCTCCTGGCCACCCTGGCCGCCTTCGAGCGCCCGACGACGGTCGCCCACGCGGTGACTCAGTTGGGGGCGAAGGTGAAGCTCGACCCGCACTCGGCGCGCGAGGTCATCGAGCATCTCGTGGGCGGACGCTTCCTCCAGCCGGCATGA
- a CDS encoding type IV pilin protein translates to MNRLIIRKHRGFSIIEFLIVVALLSILAAVALPNFNRFQTNARQGEAKANLKSWFSAQRAYHQENSNYSENVQTVGFLPERGNRYAYYFGSSGMSCIVRDASGVFDPANPNCITVDRAEFPNSSPTPKTMPPHSPIYEGEGANPGMPGLGGCPPGMNCNISGLAAGNIDDENIGIDTWWISTKDTVVIQADCGNSESESIAGEPYNSYNDADCNI, encoded by the coding sequence ATGAACCGTCTCATCATTCGCAAGCACCGTGGCTTCTCGATCATCGAATTCCTGATCGTGGTGGCCCTCCTCAGCATCCTCGCCGCCGTCGCCCTCCCGAACTTCAACAGGTTCCAGACCAACGCCAGGCAGGGTGAGGCCAAGGCCAATCTGAAGTCCTGGTTCTCCGCGCAGCGCGCCTACCACCAGGAGAACAGCAATTACTCGGAGAACGTGCAGACCGTGGGCTTCCTGCCCGAGCGTGGCAACCGCTACGCCTACTACTTCGGGTCGAGCGGCATGTCCTGCATCGTCCGCGATGCGTCGGGCGTCTTCGACCCCGCGAACCCCAACTGCATCACCGTCGACAGGGCGGAGTTCCCGAACAGTTCCCCGACGCCCAAGACCATGCCGCCGCACTCGCCCATTTACGAGGGCGAGGGCGCGAACCCGGGCATGCCCGGCCTCGGTGGCTGCCCCCCGGGCATGAACTGCAACATCTCCGGCCTGGCCGCTGGCAACATCGACGACGAGAACATCGGCATCGACACCTGGTGGATCTCGACCAAGGATACCGTCGTGATCCAAGCGGACTGCGGCAACAGTGAGAGCGAGAGCATCGCCGGCGAGCCCTACAACTCCTACAACGACGCCGACTGCAACATCTGA
- a CDS encoding DeoR/GlpR family DNA-binding transcription regulator yields MLKEERHRRILEILGTEGRIVAGELSEVLGVSGFTIRRDLDELAEAHLLRRVHGGAVARSPVAPTYEERQQQGVPGKIATARAAATLLAPGQVVILDGGTTALHLVDAIPPAHTGTFITHCPAVATALARHPGIEVVLVGGTLDRRAMVAVGANVIETYRRITADVCFLGVWSLNATSGISGPYYEEVEVRRVLLGCADRIVGLASREKLGTAAPFSIGPATGLTHLATEPDVPEEMLRPFVELGIHIVQAGRPPPTPSRPR; encoded by the coding sequence ATGCTGAAGGAAGAGCGCCATCGCCGCATCCTCGAGATCCTCGGCACCGAGGGCCGCATCGTCGCCGGGGAGCTGAGCGAGGTGCTCGGGGTGTCGGGATTCACCATCCGCCGGGACCTGGACGAGCTCGCCGAGGCCCATCTGCTGCGTCGGGTCCATGGCGGGGCGGTGGCGCGCTCTCCGGTGGCGCCCACGTACGAGGAGCGCCAGCAGCAGGGCGTGCCGGGGAAGATCGCCACGGCGCGCGCCGCCGCGACGCTGCTCGCGCCAGGGCAGGTCGTCATCCTCGATGGCGGGACGACGGCCTTGCATCTGGTGGATGCCATCCCGCCGGCTCACACCGGGACGTTCATCACCCACTGTCCGGCCGTGGCCACGGCGCTGGCCCGCCATCCGGGCATCGAGGTCGTCCTGGTGGGGGGCACATTGGACAGACGGGCCATGGTGGCGGTCGGAGCCAACGTCATCGAGACCTACCGGCGCATCACCGCCGACGTGTGCTTCCTGGGTGTCTGGAGTCTCAACGCCACCAGTGGCATCAGCGGGCCCTACTACGAGGAAGTGGAGGTGCGCCGCGTGCTGCTCGGCTGCGCGGACCGCATCGTCGGGCTCGCCTCACGCGAGAAGCTCGGCACCGCGGCGCCCTTCTCCATCGGGCCGGCCACCGGGCTGACGCACCTGGCGACCGAGCCGGACGTCCCCGAGGAGATGCTCCGGCCCTTCGTCGAGCTGGGCATCCATATCGTCCAGGCAGGGCGCCCGCCTCCCACGCCCTCCCGACCGCGATAG